The sequence below is a genomic window from Thalassobaculum sp. OXR-137.
GTCGACCCAGCCGGTGACGGCTTCCTCGGTCGGCTCGATCCGATCGATGCCGTCCTTCTCCATCTTCTCGATGCAGTCGGCGACCCATTCCACATGCTGCTCGATGGCGACCGGCATGTTGCAGAGCACCGACGGGCTGCCCGGACCGGTGATGGTGAACAAGTTCGGGAAACCGGCTGCCTGGATGCCCAGATAGGTGCGCGGCCCCGCCTCCCAGGCCTTGTTCAGCGTCACGCCGTCGCGGCCGACGATGCCGAGCTTCAGCAGGGAACCGGTCATGGCGTCGAAGCCGGTGGCGAAGACGATGATGTCGAGTTCGTACTCGCTGTCGGTCGTCTTCACGCCCTTCTCGGTGATCTCGACGATCGGCGTCTCGCGCAGGTTAACCAGGCTGACATTGTCGCGGTTGAAGGCCTGGAAATAGCCGGTGTCGATCGGCGGCCGCTTGGTGGCGAACGGGTGATCGATGGCGGCGAGGTCCTTCGCCTTCTGCGGATCCTTCACGATCTCGCCGATCTTCCCCTTCAGGAAGTCGGCCGCGGTGTCGTTGGCCGCCTTGTCGAACAGCAGATCGTGGAAAGAGGCGCGGAAGCGCAGGCCGCCGACCTCCCAGGCCTTCTCGTAGATCCGGCGGCGCTCCTCGGCGGAGACGTCGAAGACCTTGCGCTCGCTGATCAGGAACGGATGGCCGTTGGTCGAGGCCCGCATGGTCTGGCGGATCTCGTCGATATTCTCCTTCGCCCAGGTCTTGAACTCCGGCGAGAGTGGGTGGTTCTGCGCCGGGATCGAGTAGTTCGCGGTGCGCTGGAAAACGGTGAGGTGCTTGGCGGTCTCGGCGATCACCGGCACCGCCTGGATGCCGGTCGAGCCGGTGCCGATCTGGCCGACCCGCTTGCCGGTGAAGTCCACACCCTCATGCGGCCACTGCCCGGTGTGGTACCACTGGCCCTTGAAGCTGTCGCGACCGGGAATGTTCGGCACGTTGGCGGAGGACAGGCAGCCCACAGCGGTGATCAGGTACTTGGCCGAGACGGTCGCGCCGTCGTCGGTGGAGACCCGCCAGAGATTGGCCTTCTCGTCATAGACCGCGCCGGTCACCTCGGTGTCGAACTGAATGTCGCGCTTCAGGTCGAGCTTGTCGGCGACGAAGTTCAGGTAGCGCACGATCTCCGGCTGCTGCGGATAGCGCTCGGACCATTCCCACTCCTTCAGCAACTCGTCGGAGAAGTAGTAGCTGTAGGAGTGGCTTTCGGAATCGCAGCGCGCGCCCGGATACCGGTTCCAGTACCAGGTCCCGCCGACCCCGTCGCCGCGCTCGATCACCCGGGCGTTCAGGCCGAGGCGGTCGCGCAGCAGGTGGAGCTGGTACATGCCGGAAAAGCCGGCGCCGATGATGACGGCGTCATACTGGGCCGCACCGTCAGTTTTGGCGGCAGAAGTCGATCCGATGGTCATAATTGCTGGTTTCCTCCTCAGGCTTGAGATGAATAATGAACCATCATTCATATTCTCGCAACCCGGCTTCGCATGGGGGCCGGCGCGACCCGGTCGGCTGGGGAGGAACCCGGATCGCAAGGTCAATAACACTTCGGCATAAAAGGATATTGACCAATCGCCAAAATTTTGTGGATACTCATGTATGCATCGTTTGAGTTGAGTCGATCTCCCGGCCCTCGGACTATGATCGGTATTTAGGGAGTACCGGTCAGAGAGCCAAAACGGAGACCGTCCGCCGGCATGAGCGACGCATGGGCGTCCTGTTTGAGGCGCCGCGCCTAGCCGAAGAGTGGGGGCTCTCAGGTTGCGCATGGGATGTCGTCGGATATCCCTGCCCGCCCGTCATTGGGGGATGACGACATGTCGCAACACGCCGCCCTGCCGTCGCTGTCGCTGAGGCCCGGCACCGCGCCGAACGAGGAACTGTTCTGGCACTGGCGGACCGGGATATCGCACTATTTCCGCTCGGTTCCGCTGGTCGATCCGCGTCGGCCCACTCGGGCGCCGGA
It includes:
- a CDS encoding NAD(P)/FAD-dependent oxidoreductase: MTIGSTSAAKTDGAAQYDAVIIGAGFSGMYQLHLLRDRLGLNARVIERGDGVGGTWYWNRYPGARCDSESHSYSYYFSDELLKEWEWSERYPQQPEIVRYLNFVADKLDLKRDIQFDTEVTGAVYDEKANLWRVSTDDGATVSAKYLITAVGCLSSANVPNIPGRDSFKGQWYHTGQWPHEGVDFTGKRVGQIGTGSTGIQAVPVIAETAKHLTVFQRTANYSIPAQNHPLSPEFKTWAKENIDEIRQTMRASTNGHPFLISERKVFDVSAEERRRIYEKAWEVGGLRFRASFHDLLFDKAANDTAADFLKGKIGEIVKDPQKAKDLAAIDHPFATKRPPIDTGYFQAFNRDNVSLVNLRETPIVEITEKGVKTTDSEYELDIIVFATGFDAMTGSLLKLGIVGRDGVTLNKAWEAGPRTYLGIQAAGFPNLFTITGPGSPSVLCNMPVAIEQHVEWVADCIEKMEKDGIDRIEPTEEAVTGWVDHVNEVANATLLPQAGHSWYLGANVPGKPRVFMPYAGGMNRFRKICDEVAGKGYEGFVLSRDRADSRAEAVNA